The DNA region TCAGTTGTTTTGAATCATACAACACGagatttttacattttaatatttcatacaCTAGTGATCTGATATAGCAAATTAGCAAATCACTCAGTGTCTTGTATATAGAAAATATGTttgtaattacaattttaacATTAAGGTGAAAATGTGAAATGTTTGTATGAATCTATTCAATCAGCATATTAATTAAACAGCTTTGATTGATGTTATCAATATCTAAGCTACCTACACATTTGCACAAGACATATATACGGTAATGATATACATTACATGATAtagaaaaatactatatatatgcaagcATAGAACATGCATCAAAAGACGAGAAAGTAGAACTTTCGATTGGACAATACACAAATATAGAACTTCAAATGGAAactaaataaatctaaaatagttGTTAAAAGAggcttcttccttttcttttgtttttttacctcGCCAACCAAAAGGAGAGGAGGATGGATAGTGGGAGAAGGTGGGGATGTGAATTAAAACTCAATATTCTTTAAAAGCTTAATTAAAGTGAAGAATGATTAAGCTTAAGGGAATAGTTATGATTGCAAGGTAGGAAAGAAAGATCACCAAAAACTTGGGCCGGATAAATTGGACCGCTGACTCTCTCTTCTAGATGCAATACTACTATTACTTACTATTTCTTTTgctcaactttttttcttttatattttaacccATAAACAAAAACGTATTATTAACCACGTAGAACCCACAACTACTGttgttttcataaattaaataaaattttggactCATTGGTCCTGATAAAACACTAATATAGATCACGAGAAAACATAAGTCTCAATTATCTAGCGGGAACTCTACCATTAtgattttcaaaataaactatagTATAACATATGAGATTAACCATGTCAGAATACAAGTGTATCTAGGGCTTAGCCCTGTTTGGTTGCTAGGGTTTTCCAAAGAAGGTATAATCTACCAACCATGTTGGGTCCAAAATTATGTGggtaactaattattttttatgaaataatccTCTATTTTTTCATGTAGAAGATTTATACACGAATACTACTTGCCATTGAGGAGGAAATACAAGATTAATATGATTCGTGTAGTTAGGGACTTTTAAATGATCTaggatatgtatatatatatatatataatacacaaaTTTGCAATAGAATAATTAATAAGCTTGAAAGACAAGTAGAAAATATAGTATAACTTTCAGCATATGCATCACACttggtatttctaacaaaataCAATCTGGAGACGAGAGGAATTGAAGGAGTATATGATTAGAAGATGTATGATTTATATTCCCTCAAAGTTTGCAAAAGCGACACTTTCTAATATTTATATGGTCCCACAGATCTTATGGCAAGTGGATACTTAGGAAAAAGTTTGGGTACAACCGCAAAAGCTTGTTTGAAGATTTCACcgaaagcaaaaaagaaagtgaaaaggaGACGCCTTTGAGAATAATATATCTAAAGTAGAACAAAGTTTTCGTTTGGCTTATTAATATCAGTATCTTTCATGacctgaaaaaaataaaagctaatGGTTGTATTAACATGTCACTAAAGTTTGATATCAaataatcaattgtattaattttatagaAGAGACCATAAAAAAAAGGGTTATATAAGTTGTAACATGTGGAAGAATGAGTCCATGTGATGAAGGGTGTCCAACTACTCCTAATAACCGTTTCTCTTAACGGTTACTACAATGCACTTGGTGCATGATCCTCATGATACAATATCCAAATTACCTTCACACACCAATCTTATTACCACTCTGAGTTTGACGCTGGCTATAGCTAGAAAATACAATGGAAtacaattaataaatatataaaataaaaacacaaaagaccAAACAGCTGTTTGAAAtctcgtgtgtgtgtgtgagtgtgttTTTGCTTTGGTAAAAAGAAACAGACATCGAGATTGTATGCAGTTTAATTGGTTTCAGCAGTCCCtatggaaagaaagaagaatgataAGACGACCGACGCGATGTTTCCAACTTTGGCTCTGTCTCGGGAATACATGCATTGCTCTCTTTTCTCGATTCTCtttcacctctctctctctcttctttagcaaacccaaaaaaaaaaaacgtgacgTATGtgatattattttggtttcaaaccaataatgattattgttttagaaaatatttttttttgttttttttttactgattaaaaTCTGAAATCTCTTTTGTTGGAGTCTTCTTCGACTCGGTGGTTGAAGATTTTAGGCAACACCTTAATCTCATAGGTTCAAAATACAGTTTCCGACATAATCTGGTTTTACTCTCTTTCTTTAGTTAGTAACAAAAATTCTGAAAAACATCTAAATGCACTTAAtaggaaaagaagaaattactataagaagaagaagggatgtAGTACTACGCTACTACTAAATGAATGTGATAGTTGATGCTAGAGATTTTAAGGAACTTAATGGAACAGAAAAGTCTTGATTctatgataaattgataatggTGCTACTCTTTTTGTCCATAACTTCAATTGCACGCAATTAAGATTCACAATCCACGATGTTCGCTTGTCTTCTCGCTTGTCTTCTGTaacattaattagttttttttaatcatctccGAAACCATAttatttggatgtttttttttataagttacttttgaattctttttccTCTGCTATATAACccattaattagtaattttaaaatagaaggttaaacaaaaaagtGATATGGGCTTGAATGATAACGACGATAAAGATggacaaaaatattaacaatttagtctgttttattttttaaaattgataacaAACCGCTGcagattatgtaaaaatattttgaagttgatccttgatcgaCGGACAAAATCCATAATAATCCTTTTAGATATAAGTTTAGGCGTCAAACATTATACTTACCactaataatatatgtaaagCATGACACTGTTTAAACAAAAGTGATGtattcaattttgtattttttaaaatcgattTTCTAACCTAAATAGAACAACTCTTTCTCCAGTGGAAACAACATTGAACGATTCCTATTATTAATCcgtatataaaaatgtatactATATTgtctatttaaaaataataacattagagaaaatgagttttttggtcttttcttgtGGTTGTGGGTTTAgagattacaaaacaaaaaaaaaactgaaagtgaAATTGTATAGAACAAGATGTTCAGGATTTGAAATTtccacaaaattttcaaatcaagATATATGAAGACACACAATCtatattacatataattttttggtaatttatcaATCATGTAATAAgaattttttgtcaaatatgtGGTTAGGTAGTCCATTATAACTGTTAGAAAACTTTGTTATAATTACACATATGTGTAGtaattgacaaaaacaaaaaaaagtgtgataaAGACATATATGAGTGTGCCGGGGTAACATATATAAAGCAGTGGTTCTTTGGACGTGAAATAAAATGATATTGTTATCTATGTAGGGCCTGCGTTAGATAACATTACATTTTGAGTTACGtatatgacaaaaaaacaaaaattggagaTGCGACAAAAGATAAGACAAATTTGGAGTGTGGTATGTGTATTTGAGATTGGCATGCTGTTTTATATGATAATTACTCACCCAAATACTACTACCACTCAACATATTATTAACTGTCGGCTCATCGACAATTTGATCTCTCAGTCtcagctttcttctttatatgtaTGTGGATAAACTTATTTCATGTTTGCTTGTTCATAAATCAAAAATCATGAGAATTTATGAATCGTATTCATCACTGTTATGCGTTACATACAAATAACAAatcttatatatacacatttattATTTGTGGATCTCGATGTTGGGAGGAATTGTACCATTTATTGTCTATCATAAATTTCACTGCAGGATCTAAATATTATGTGTATTTAATACTTTTGCAATGATTtggttattttgttaatatgtgAAACCTACAAAACTGAAACATGTGTACAgtttaacaattattattagCAATAAACACATGTACAATATCTTCAATTAACATTCCTTTCACAACAGATTCAAACACtgaattttgataaatttttgtaataaaaaatatgtttcattttatttgatttttttccaaaatttaaaattaaaattttttgaaatgtctttttagatttttgatgcatatttttggtataaatttaaattttatcctATTACTTTCGAGGAATAAAAATGCATTCAAGAGGATGAGCCAAATCTAAGAAAAATCTTAATCCCGAACCTTCATCCATATTGATTTTATCTCCTTTGATCTCCCAATCAAAACACTGCACCAACACTCCAATTGTGGTTTCTACTAAGGTATAGCCAAGATTTAATCCAGGACATCCTCTCCTGCCGGCGCCAAAAGGGAGGAACTTCATTGCTTGTTCTTTTCTATCCTCCTCTTGCCCTAATATTGACGCAGCTAGAAACCTTTCTGGCTTAAACTCATTAGGATCTTTCCAAGAATTAGGATCTCTCATCACTGCATAAGCATTGATGACAAGTGATGTTCCTTCAGATATGTGAAACCCTCCGATCGTACAGTCCTGTGTAAATTCTCTTGGCAATACTGCTCCTACCGGATGCAATCTTAGAGATTCTTTTACAACTGCTTGCAAGTAAGGGAGTTTTGGTAGATAAGTTTCTTGAATTAACCTTGATTTTCCCACCACAAAAtcaatttcttctctcaatctttcaaggatcttaggattattaatgATTTCTGCCATTGCCCACCGTGTCGTCGAAGAAGAGGACTCACCGGCTCCAAAAAAAAGCTCCTAAAAATTGCACTTTTTGTTTAATATGATGATATTATTTGTTTGCATTCTCATTGAAATATTACTACCAGTGAGAGGATAGTCATTTACCGCTAATAATGCCTTGATATGGTTTCTAGtgatcttatattttgttttttcatctcGATAAGCTGCCAACAATGCATCCATGAATTCAGTACCTTGATGCTTGTCCACTTGCTCTTCGTAATTCACAAGAATATTTTCCAGCAGCTCCTCAAATTTATTTGAAACCTGCATTATCTCATTCTTTAACAAAGAGATCCCTAGCTTCTCAAGCggcttatgaaatatttgttcCACACAAAACATGCGGGACAAGTCAGCTAACTGGATAGAATATTCCGAAACTTTTTTTCCATCATTGTCCTCCACTGAAAAACTACTTCCCAAACTCATTTTGCCAAGGGTGTTATTAACGAGTATCCTTGCTTCCTCACCGATCTTGAGGGTTTCTTTCTTCATCGCTTTATCAAGCAGATTTTTGTGGAACCTCTCTAGCTCAAGTTCACGAATGCTACGTGAACGTTCTAGCGCTTGGGGTCCGAGTGCCTTAGACATGATTAGTTTCCTCATGAATTTCCAGTCGTCTCCGCAAGAAGctctaaaatatccaaaagaaccaaacacaaTGCATTCATCGATAGCA from Camelina sativa cultivar DH55 chromosome 3, Cs, whole genome shotgun sequence includes:
- the LOC104776907 gene encoding cytochrome P450 705A5-like; translated protein: MTTMVSFDFLHCFIFGLIFLFPTLFLFVYFLKKPNNGIDLPPSAPSLPIIGHLHLLLFDSIHKCFQKISSKYGPFLHLRIFHVPIVLVSSASAAHEIFNAHDTNVSFRGAIAIDECIVFGSFGYFRASCGDDWKFMRKLIMSKALGPQALERSRSIRELELERFHKNLLDKAMKKETLKIGEEARILVNNTLGKMSLGSSFSVEDNDGKKVSEYSIQLADLSRMFCVEQIFHKPLEKLGISLLKNEIMQVSNKFEELLENILVNYEEQVDKHQGTEFMDALLAAYRDEKTKYKITRNHIKALLAELFFGAGESSSSTTRWAMAEIINNPKILERLREEIDFVVGKSRLIQETYLPKLPYLQAVVKESLRLHPVGAVLPREFTQDCTIGGFHISEGTSLVINAYAVMRDPNSWKDPNEFKPERFLAASILGQEEDRKEQAMKFLPFGAGRRGCPGLNLGYTLVETTIGVLVQCFDWEIKGDKINMDEGSGLRFFLDLAHPLECIFIPRK